One region of Strongyloides ratti genome assembly S_ratti_ED321, chromosome : X genomic DNA includes:
- a CDS encoding Intimal thickness related receptor, IRP domain-containing protein has product MVLHLLYQLIILYYYISQTIGIRVTGEWIPTKEPLKFIAKFGFQQLDPLDIPNSMGFVYGNITTKDILQKTNNSEYLLAIIPETKIKPFINTIEYKIDNNFCQNILKDISMIAFHSRCFNNGSRGDIFRWVPCSKDKLCIDEDDPKKVLPNYQMTFRIQEPVTPEYWYILGISCHLDENCQWIESINKQSIILEYDIWLTNGNPTLRWSNLFRLQLSFEKQRLEDIYVISLFIYIILFVIQRQSSKNKDRLIKTSIYYKILYYSIICHLISFFLSTLNISSIAWSGNSIEIANFLSKLFQIIAISYISLFMLKFAQEWRVHVNKPKGLSHLTRKIWLILTGINILLYFIKYFLFTSIIHKPGEFETYADCGLMLIRCIYTVWFLYEIRHYIDSVDDLKHASFLAHFGAAALVWFVYYPVFGVFSSLISEFWRSKIVEGITTFADTVCVGCLVNFLYQSDSSERILQTLLPIDIMLVQRNNLLDPEDKMLLDDYDENDNDEVVIV; this is encoded by the exons ATGGTCCTTCATCTTTTGTATcaactaataatattatattattatatatctcAAACAATAGGTATACGTGTAACTGGTGAATGGATACCTACAAAAGAACCACTTAAATTTATCGCAAAATTTGGTTTTCAACAACTTGATCCACTAGATATACCTAATTCTATGGGTTTTGTTTATGGAAATATAACAACAAAAGATATATTACAAAAGACAAATAATAGTGAATATTTACTTGCTATTATACcagaaacaaaaattaaaccatttataaatacaatagaatataaaatagataataatttttgtcaaaatattttaaaagatattagCATGATTGCATTTCATTCCAGGTGTTTTAATAACGGTAGTCGTGGAGATATCTTTAGATGGGTACCCTGttcaaaagataaattatgtATTGATGAGGATGATCCTAAAAAAGTATTACCTAACTATCAAATGACATTTAGAATACAAGAACCTGTAACACCTGAATATTGGTATATTTTAGGTATATCATGTCATCTTGATGAAAATTGTCAATGGATTGAGTCAATTAATAAACAATCAATTATCCTTGAATATGATATTTGGTTAACAAATGGTAATCCAACCTTGAGATGGAGTAATTTATTTAGATTACAATTATCATTTGAAAAACAAAGACTTGAAgatatatatgttatatcattatttatctatattatattatttgtaattcAACGGCAatcatcaaaaaataaagatagacttattaaaacaagtatttattataaaattttatattatagtaTCATATGTCatttaataagtttttttttatcaacacTTAACATATCATCTATTGCTTGGAGTGGAAATAGTATAGAAATtgcaaattttttaagtaaactttttcaaataattgcTATATCgtatatatcattatttatgttaaaatttgcTCAAGAATGGAGAGTACATGTAAATAAACCAAAAGGGTTATCTCATTTAACAAGAAAAATATGGTTAATATTAACaggaataaatatattactttattttataaaatat tttttatttacatcAATTATTCATAAACCAGGAGAATTTGAAACATATGCTGATTGTGGGTTAATGTTAATACGTTGTATTTATACGGTTTGgtttttatatgaaataaGACATTATATTGATAGTGTTGATGATTTAAAACATGCTTCTTTTTTGGCACATTTTGGTGCAGCAGCATTAGTATGGTTTGTCTATTATCCTGTTTTTGGAGtattttcttcattaatTTCTGAATTTTGGCGATCTAAAATTGTTGAAGGCATCACGACATTTGCTGATACTGTTTGTGTTGGATGTTTagttaattttctttatcaaaGTGATTCATCAGAAAGGATACTTCAAACATTATTACCTATTGATATAATGTTAGTtcaaagaaataatttattagatCCAGAGGATAAGATGCTTTTAGATGACTAtgatgaaaatgataatgatgAAGTTGTAATagtatag
- a CDS encoding Acyltransferase 3 domain and Nose resistant-to-fluoxetine protein, N-terminal domain-containing protein: MKISLIIFLKLFLLLYISLSIYGTRFEYNNNEWDNDSEDQKIDGNILHNMFHDSNTILSLELDIFKDIIYNFINATESVKNGDDDSIFKILDLLQPIKNLDISPNCVADIFYYGYITTQYARMVNEKKTCNDCNCKANVSKYFDEYEWIFDVVDAMGKVPSAVMSGNNLWIGSWHTCRKIDVIKNQNQKWKGQYCKLQFQPYNRNNPLTQMATSEIPDPTLTCIKEKNLTEPPKWSKWDNECFTMLPLLNFGICVPDTCTEYDIKSILKFFYEKIESLSGSKLICNVNVTCSSEKAENSIIFDRTSMYVIYFLTAIFGTIIFGTFYDIYVHQPSININGQSNIDSIFIHILLAFSIYSNGKYVLAKNKITDQIDCLHGARVLSMMWIILGHTYWYICTSLTADNVLQTLKNFPKIFHNQIIIQAPLAVDSFFLLSGMLTSYLFFKKVMAPKLDNDGNIIMKHSINVKKISFWVIFYLRRYIRLTPVYIVVIILNITVFTHLSNGPFWRPIELNYCRKSWWTNLIYMNNFLLQDVEQCMGWSWYLANDFQLYIISPIYMLLLNYNEKIGIIGCCGTIIISSIYRLIITLIKGYPPGPILTTKLQIVRLIDEFWTNVYVKPYARCGPYMIGIMVGYFLYKYKLKYTMPKWKLYLLWSISTIMGFYSVFGMYPYSSTGEITKFHLIFYTLFGGPMFSLSLGWVIFACSTGNGGLVKKILGWKAFVPLSKLTFCTYLMHPIILQLYNFSRPHPFHFTSTFQMLTLFSVAATASYFVAFFIACAFEFPVTYLDKLIFEKMHPKKADVLIHNEVKNNGILLSKEDRLQTI; this comes from the exons atgaaaatatctttaattatttttctaaaattatttttattactttatatatcattatcaaTTTATGGTACAAgatttgaatataataataatgaatggGATAATGATAGTGAAGATCAAAAAATTGATGgtaatattttacataatatGTTTCATGATTCaaatacaatattatcacttgaattagatatttttaaagatattatatataattttataaatgcaACAGAAAGTGTTAAGAATGGAGATGATGAttctatttttaagataCTTGATTTGTTACAaccaattaaaaatttagatattTCACCTAATTGTGTTGcagatattttttattacggTTATATTACTACACAATACGCACGAATggttaatgaaaaaaaaacttgcaATGATTGCAATTGCAAAGCAAATGTCTCTAAGTATTTTGATGAATATGAATGGATTTTTGatg ttgTTGATGCAATGGGAAAAGTGCCTTCAGCTGTTATGTCAGGAAATAATTTATGGATAGGATCATGGCATACATGTAGAAAAATTGatgtaattaaaaatcaaaatcaAAAATGGAAAGGACAATATTGTAAATTACAATTTCAACcatataatagaaataatcCACTCACACAAATGGCAACCTCTGAAATACCAGATCCAACATTAACAtgtattaaagaaaaaaatttaacagaACCACCAAAATGGTCAAAATGGGATAATGAATGTTTTACAATGTTACCATTACTTAATTTTGGTATATGTGTTCCAGATACTTGTACAgaatatgatataaaatcaatattaaaatttttttatgaaaaaattgaatCATTATCAGGttcaaaattaatatgtAATGTTAATGTTACATGTTCAAGTGAAAAAGCTGAAAATAGTATTATATTTGATAGAACATCAATgtatgttatatattttttaactgcAATTTTTGGTACAATAATATTTGGAacattttatgatatttatgTTCATCAACCatcaattaatattaatggaCAATCAAATATTGAtagtatatttatacatatactTTTAgcattttctatatatagtaatggaaaatatgtattagcaaaaaataaaataactgaTCAAATAGATTGTCTTCATGGTGCCAGAGTTCTTTCAATGATGTGGATTATACTTGGACATACATATTGGTACATATGTACATCATTAACTGCTGATAATGTATTACAAacacttaaaaattttcctaaaatatttcataatcaaataataattcaaGCACCATTAGCTGTTGAttcattttttctattatctGGTATGTTAACatcatatcttttttttaaaaaagttatggcaccaaaattagataatgatggtaatataataatgaaacattcaattaatgttaaaaaaatatcattttgggtaatattttatttacgaAGATATATAAGATTAACACCAGTATATATTgttgttataatattaaatataacagTATTTACACATTTATCTAATGGTCCATTTTGGCGACCAATTGAATTAAATTATTGTCGTAAATCATGGTGgacaaatttaatttatatgaataattttttattacaagaTGTTGAACAATGTATGGGATGGTCATGGTATTTAGCTAATgattttcaattatatattatttcaccaatatatatgttattattaaattataatgaaaaaattggTATTATTGGATGTTGTGGaacaataattatttcatcaatatatagattaattataacattaataaaaggATATCCACCAGGACCTATATTAACAACAAAACTTCAAATTGTTCGTTTAATAGATGAATTCTGGACAAATGTTTATGTTAAACCATATGCCAGATGTGGTCCATATATGATTGGTATAATGGTTggatattttctttataaatataaattaaaatatacaatgCCAAAATGGAAACTTTACCTTTTATGGAGTATATCAACAATAATGGGTTTTTATTCAGTATTTGGTATGTATCCATACTCATCAACAGGAGAAATAACcaaatttcatttaatattttatacactTTTTGGTGGTCCAATGTTTTCATTAAGTTTAGGTTGGGTAATATTTGCATGTTCAACTGGTAATGGTggtttagttaaaaaaattttaggaTGGAAAGCATTTGTTCCATTAAGTAAATTGACCTTTTGTACATACCTAATGCATCCCATTATTCTTCAACTATACAATTTTAGTAGACCACATCCATTTCATTTTACATCAACATTTCAAATgttaacattattttcagTTGCAGCAACAGCATCCTACTTTGTGGCATTCTTTATAGCATGTGCATTTGAATTTCCTGTAACttatttagataaattaatCTTCGAGAAAATGCATCCAAAAAAAGCAGATGTTTTGATACATAATGaggtaaaaaataatggtattttattatcaaaagaaGATAGACTTCAAACTATTTAA
- a CDS encoding F-box domain-containing protein, which yields MISVTVAAHGLRNRRTIGTHFKAYDSGRLLIEEGSELEDVIKINNNNFDRKKKNGFLFNFYNYIYSFLSKICSCLWTFFNAYIPLWKLFKTINYEEILICPEKYIVKNKNHPPMENTFILRKIFSYMDVNDLLKMAKVSKKWRRVIKIYSEQFDHFHFDQIKINLDEGQIILFSLDAQRDPKRFTIQSLRELESNMKHIKVNSLFIRGMIKSESKIIMKLLNCLSLGPTQFYCLYCDFCPESIFELKKYISINQKYINDIGFEECSSNELFDDEIFIPTVPNLVNLRIINTSSHINLAVTDKLLFEIIEYCELTKSFTLQFLMINRPRFTVQAFIGIMEVWNKYCKNDLIITLQNATFTINDLLGQCHATTDLKIISKKFIESNNYYFHINIVKL from the exons atgataagtGTAACAGTTGCTGCACATGGTCTACGTAATCGTCGCACTATTGGGACACACTTTAAAGCATATGATTCAGGAAGATTATTAATAGAAGAAGGAAGTGAATTAGAAGATGTAATAAAgataaacaataataattttgatagaaaaaagaaaaatggatttttatttaatttctataattacat ATATTCTTTTCTTTCAAAAATTTGCAGTTGCCTTTGGACATTTTTTAATGCATATATACCATTAtggaaattatttaaaacaataaattatgaagaaatattaatatgtccagaaaaatatattgttaaaaataaaaatcatcCACCAATggaaaatacatttatattaagaaaaatatttagttatATGGATGTAAatgatcttttaaaaatggcAAAAGTATCAAAAAAATGGCGACGTGTTATAAAGATATACTCAGAACAATTTGatcattttcattttgatcaaataaagataaatttagaTGAAGGACAGattatacttttttcatTAGATGCCCAAAGAGATCCCAAAAGATTTACAATACAATCATTAAGAGAATTAGAAAGTAATATGAAACATATCAAAgttaattcattatttattagaGGAATGATTAAATCagaaagtaaaattattatgaaacttttaaattgtttatcaTTAGGACCAACACAATTTTATTGTCTTTATTGTGATTTTTGTCCTGAAAgtatttttgaattaaaaaaatatatttcaattaatcaaaagtatattaatgatattggTTTTGAGGAATGTTCTTCAAATGAACTTTTTGatgatgaaatttttattccaACAGTACCAAATTTAGTTAATCTTCGTATTATTAATACATCATCACATATAAATTTAGCTGTTACtgataaattactttttgaAATTATTGAATATTGTGAATTGACAAAATCTTTTACACtccaatttttaatgattaatCGTCCTCGATTTACTGTTCAAGCATTTATTGGTATTATGGAAGTATGgaataaatattgtaaaaatgatttaataataacacTACAAAATGCCACATTTAcaataaatgatttattgGGACAATGTCATGCAACAactgatttaaaaataattagtaaaaaatttattgaaagtaataattattattttcatataaatattgttaagctttga
- a CDS encoding Zinc finger, RING/FYVE/PHD-type domain-containing protein, producing MSDAKSTPKELPILDQMRIEKELDEVVHRQRLTPRPIDFSTIPRQLFEPLIGCGICTKPIKKTLICQKCLARYCSTCISKAKFRNKDNYKCQKCHVLFDNKIKLVQDKTFDIIVEMIENHCPEKRFIYPIDEVMDDDYNMKKCNLYERDKNNISNNTSTISEKLNFLSFKGDYSNNHPLVKEEFIEENSNAEINYEYESHPVINNSVTSNNLNNLCNINKNGKSIYNLTNNNSLVIPYLRQEDLLCSSFESSTRSGRMLNIRLSPDINIINCFDRLGEIVRIPLYLKVSPNFKVKEFKKWALNRISELFEKQGVSSIKLGDENIDLYWSEFKPVILNVPQSPDNISSGSLSKKPKLELTITNNLPQLTQQISTTKLSKRDTIINTLGEEMTIDIFIKTYMEEQYKMNLFVDIFFKFRTQSSNEYSIITNLY from the exons ATGAGTGATGCCAAAAGTACTCCAAAAGAACTTCCCATTTTGGATCAAATGCGTATAGAGAAAGAATTAGATGAGGTTGTTCATAGGCAACGCCTAACACCTCGACCAATAGATTTTTCTACTATTCCAAGACAATTATTTGAACCACTTATAGGATGTGGTATTTGTACTAAACCAATCAAAAAAACTCTTATTTGTCAA AAATGTCTAGCGCGATATTGTTCAACATGTATCTCAAAAGcaaaatttagaaataaagataattataaatgtcAAAAATGTCATGtactttttgataataaaataaagttagtACAAGATAAAACATTTGACATTATTGTTGAAATGATAGAAAATCATTGTCcagaaaaaagatttatatatCCAATAGATGAAGTTATGGATGATGattataatatgaaaaaatgtaatttatatgaaagagataaaaataatatatctaatAATACATCAACAATTtctgaaaaattaaattttttgtcttTCAAAGGAGATTATAGTAATAATCATCCACTAGTGAAAGAAGAATTTATTGAGGAAAATAGTAATGCCgaaataaattatgaatATGAATCACACCCGGTTATTAATAATTCAGTAACAAGTAATAATTTGAATAACCtatgtaatataaataaaaatgggaaatcaatttacaatttaacaaataataattctcTTGTTATTCCATATTTAAGGCAAGAAGATTTACTATGTTCCTCATTTGAATCTAGTACACGTTCAGGAAGAATGTTAAATATACGTCTATCACcagatataaatattataaattgttttgatCGTTTAGGTGAAATTGTACGTATaccattatatttaaaagtatctccaaattttaaagttaaagaatttaaaaagtgGGCTTTGAATAGAATCTCAGAACTTTTTGAAAAACAAGGAGTTTCATCAATAAAATTGGGTGACGAAAACATTGATCTATACTGGAGTGAATTTAAACCGGTTATATTAAATGTTCCACAATCACCAGATAATATATCTTCCGGAAGTTTAAGTAAAAAACCTAAACTTGAATTAACAATAACTAATAACTTACCACAACTAACGCAACAAATATCAACAACAAAATTAAGTAAAAGAGATACAATTATAAATACACTTGGAGAAGAAATGAcaatagatatttttattaaaacctATATGGAAgaacaatataaaatgaatctatttgtagatatattttttaaatttcgcACTCAATCCTCCAATG agtattctataataacaaatttatactag
- a CDS encoding Tetraspanin, EC2 domain and Tetraspanin/Peripherin family-containing protein, with translation MGSFGLRSAYGSFGRSTRMIFFTTNLFSILFLLITLFFGIWMVTTYSAYSELLAPSLYVDVARIMIVVSFFGLINSLFGYWCIIKEVRCLSYTYCVTSIVISTMLFIGGMMGHVFVYKLYNQVPLSLKMLTSLRELYGMPGEEDITNSWDELQKNFECCGVNEKDNWKVWKTSKWHMHYKTNTEKPGIPDSCCRPGMLQHCRGQFLLEEHLYEQTCHDLLNNSLGKVTRVAGYISNGASLIIIVPVIFAFLYTRLIRK, from the exons atgggATCATTTGGTTTACGTTCAGCTTATGGATCATTTGGTAGATCAACAagaatgatattttttacaacaaatttattttctattttatttttattaattacattattttttggtATATGGATGGTAACAACATATTCAGCATACTCAGAATTATTAGCTCCATCATTATATGTTGATGTTGCAAGAATAATGATTGTTGTTTCATTTTTTGGACTtattaattcattatttgGATATTGGTGTATTATTAAAGAAGTTCGTTGTTTATCATATACT tATTGTGTAACAAGTATTGTAATATCAACAATGTTATTTATTGGTGGAATGATGGGGCATGTTTTTGTATACAAGTTATATAATCAAGTTCcattaagtttaaaaatgttaacatCATTACGAGAATTATATGGTATGCCTGGTGAAGAAGATATTACTAATTCATGGGAtgaattacaaaaaaattttgaatgtTGTGGTGttaatgaaaaagataattgGAAAGTTTGGAAGACATCTAAATGGCATATGCACTATAAAACAAATACTGAAAAACCTGGTATACCTGATTCatg ttGCCGACCTGGAATGCTTCAACATTGTAGAggtcaatttttattagaagaACATTTATATGAACAAACCTGTCatgatcttttaaataatagtttAGGAAAGGTAACACGTGTTGCTGGTTATATATCAAATGGAGCTagtttaataatt atTGTTCCTGTAATATTTGCTTTTTTATATACCAGACTAATCCGCAAATAA